One genomic segment of Mytilus trossulus isolate FHL-02 chromosome 4, PNRI_Mtr1.1.1.hap1, whole genome shotgun sequence includes these proteins:
- the LOC134714320 gene encoding neuronal acetylcholine receptor subunit alpha-10-like, whose amino-acid sequence MSKRHGLILYVITGICRLGCSSTLNYLTSALINDYKPSVRPVCPGFETTQVTVDMAIRQLISLNEPEQVALFNIWMRLGWNDCHLVWDPDAFDGIKSIVLPVSLIWKPDITLYNSISEEFFGFDSFRALIHFDGNITYNFPTKVEASCPIDVSRFPFDRQVCDLMFGSWVYNGFELNVTSKKSNADLSSVKENVEFIIDNAPIVRHELYYGCCAHLFPDVTVYIHLTRKPDYYITNIIIPSVLVTVVASFGFLLPVDSGEKVGLELTVMLAMSVFQLLVADQLPPSADSTPWIAMFFTFTLVLSGGSSLWQVIVLNIHHRGHRKMSPWLKSFILKPLAYVTCVTLPKIVSPNQHSSKQDNTKRQLCQAECNGSSKGQETVQFAGDDDSEFWIQFALVLDRVGLFVFLISFAIGCSYIFLGIKSDSIAQSGIVNM is encoded by the exons atgtcaAAACGCCATGGATTAATACTCTATGTTATAACTGGAATATGTCGTTTAG GATGTTCATCAACCTTGAACTATCTGACATCTGCACTGATCAACGATTATAAGCCAAGTGTACGACCAGTGTGTCCTGGATTTGAGACAACTCAGGTCACAGTTGACATGGCCATTAGACAGTTAATATCTTTG AATGAACCCGAGCAAGTTGCACTGTTTAACATATGGATGAGATTG GGATGGAACGATTGTCACCTTGTTTGGGATCCTGATGCTTTTGACGGCATCAAGTCTATAGTACTTCCGGTATCTCTTATATGGAAACCGGACATTACGTTATACAACAG CATTTCGGAAGAATTTTTTGGATTTGATAGTTTCAGAGCTTTGATTCATTTTGATGGCAATATCACCTATAACTTTCCTACAAAGGTGGAAGCCTCGTGTCCAATAGATGTGTCGAGATTTCCATTTGATCGTCAAGTTTGTGACTTAATGTTTGGATCTTGGGTATATAATGGTTTCGAATTAAATGTTACATCCAAGAAATCAAATGCTGATTTATCATCAGTGAAAGAAAACGTTGAATTTATAATTGACAATGCACCAATAGTGAGACATGAATTATATTATGGATGTTGCGCTCACCTATTTCCCGATGTCACCGTTTACATTCATTTAACAAGAAAACCTGATTACTACATAACCAATATTATCATTCCATCAGTATTGGTAACAGTAGTAGCCTCGTTTGGGTTTCTACTTCCTGTTGACTCTGGAGAAAAGGTTGGGTTAGAACTAACAGTCATGTTAGCTATGTCAGTTTTCCAACTATTGGTCGCCGATCAGTTGCCACCATCAGCTGATTCCACACCGTGGATTG CAATGTTCTTTACATTTACATTGGTATTGAGTGGCGGATCATCATTATGGCAAGTGATAGTCCTGAACATACATCATCGGGGACATAGGAAAATGTCACCATGGTTGAAATCATTCATATTGAAGCCACTTGCCTACGTTACATGTGTTACGCTACCAAAGATTGTAAGTCCAAACCAACATTCCAGCAAACAG gaTAATACTAAACGCCAGTTATGCCAAGCAGAATGTAACGGCAGTTCAAAAGGTCAAGAGACTGTACAGTTTGCTGGAGATGATGATTCCGAATTCTGGATTCAGTTTGCCTTAGTTTTAGATCGAGTTggattatttgtctttttaatttccTTTGCTATAGGatgttcatatatatttctTGGGATAAAAAGTGATTCTATTGCACAGTCAGGAATTGTAAATATGTAA
- the LOC134714321 gene encoding neuronal acetylcholine receptor subunit alpha-10-like has product MGKYGTVLFLLMEFYIFGSGKIIKDNTGDDSKGTFTYGSSSVLNNLSTLLLTNYRAEVRPLCPGFERVNATVDIAIRQLISLDEPEQLIHFNMWMRLGWIDCNLRWNPDDFNGTDSIVLPIGLIWKPDITLYESISAEFYGFKDYRALIYSDGYVAYNFPTKIEALCPIDVAKFPFDSQVCELMFGSWSYNGLQLDIRSKNVEGDLSSMKEHVEWIVEKAANVRHEVYYGCCPEPFVDVTFYIYLKRKPAYYITNIIVPSFLITMVASFGFLLPVDSGEKVGLELTVMLAMSVFQLLVADKLPPSADSTPWIAMFFSFTLILSGGSSLWQVMVLNIHHRGDRTMSRFTKCYLLKPLAHITCVKLPRIQNRYTTSQNEDKIISKLFNTLDEKRMSKEKEVEISTSSESEKERIDSELWIHYALVLDRVGFVVFLFSLVTGCAYIFIGIIYN; this is encoded by the exons ATGGGGAAATACGGAACAGTGCTATTTCTATTGATGGAATTCTATATTTTTG GATCAGGCAAGATAATAAAGGACAACACTGGCGACGATTCTAAAGGAACTTTTACTTATG gTTCATCCTCGGTACTTAACAACCTTTCAACTTTGCTACTGACAAATTACAGAGCAGAAGTCCGACCTTTGTGTCCAGGCTTTGAGAGAGTTAACGCGACTGTGGATATTGCTATTCGTCAACTTATATCGCTT GATGAACCAGAACAACTTATTCACTTCAACATGTGGATGCGACTG GGATGGATAGACTGCAATCTCAGATGGAATCCTGACGATTTTAACGGAACAGATTCCATAGTGCTACCCATAGGTCTTATATGGAAACCGGATATTACTCTGTATGAAAG CATTTCGGCTGAATTTTATGGATTCAAAGACTACAGGGCTCTCATTTATTCAGATGGTTATGTCGCTTATAACTTCCCAACCAAAATCGAAGCGTTGTGTCCTATTGACGTTGCAAAATTCCCTTTCGACAGTCAAGTATGCGAGTTAATGTTTGGATCATGgtcatataatggtttacaacTAGATATTCGATCTAAGAACGTTGAGGGCGATTTATCTTCCATGAAAGAACATGTTGAATGGATAGTTGAAAAAGCAGCAAACGTAAGACACGAAGTATATTACGGTTGCTGTCCGGAACCCTTTGTAGATgtgactttttatatttatttaaaacgaAAACCAGCTTAttacataacaaatataatagtaCCATCATTTTTAATCACAATGGTGGCATCGTTTGGGTTTTTACTTCCTGTTGATTCCGGCGAGAAGGTTGGATTAGAATTAACAGTTATGTTGGCGATGTCTGTGTTTCAATTGCTTGTTGCTGACAAGTTGCCACCATCAGCTGATTCTACTCCATGGATTG cCATGTTTTTTAGCTTTACGTTAATTTTAAGTGGTGGATCATCATTATGGCAAGTTATGGTTTTGAATATTCACCATAGGGGAGATAGAACGATGTCACgatttacaaaatgttatcttttaaaacCACTTGCGCATATCACGTGCGTAAAGCTACCAAGAATACAAAATAGATATACAACATCTCAGAATGAG GACAAAATCATTTCCAAGCTGTTCAACACTTTGGACGAAAAAAGAATGTCAAAGGAGAAAGAAGTAGAGATTTCAACATCATCTGAAAGTGAAAAAGAGAGGATCGATTCAGAGCTATGGATACACTATGCTTTAGTTTTAGACAGAGTAGGATTTGTGGTATTCCTATTTTCATTGGTCACAGGATGCGCGTATATTTTTATAGGAATTATTTACAATTAA